Proteins from a genomic interval of Trichoderma breve strain T069 chromosome 2, whole genome shotgun sequence:
- a CDS encoding cytochrome b5-like heme/Steroid binding domain-containing protein, which produces MAPPAKTFTREEVRNHTSEDSLWCIIDSTVYDLTEFVDAHPGGESVLKQIAGQDATSAFYNLHRHEVLSRYADLAIGTVQGEKPEVITPQPGDLSPVPYAEPLWLTPHFKSPYFKDSHRKLRHAVRVFTEEVIKPEALDCEATGRTISQEVIDKMSQAGILHMRLGPGKHLHGVNMLNNVVKGEEFDYFHDLVACQEMCRPMMRGFQDGNMAGMTIGLTAVLNFAKDESWKKKIADEVFSGKKKLCLAITEAFAGSDVAGLRTTAEKTPDGKHYIVNGTKKWITNGVFCDYFVVGVRTGKALSVLLIERGPGVETKPIKTSYSPAAGTAYITFDNVKVPVENLLGEENKGIHVILSNFNHERWVMACGSLAAQRFIIEECLKWSNQRIVFGKCLIDQPVIRQKLAKMIALVESNQSWLETITYQMCNMPYKQQAQHLAGPIGLLKMSITRGAHEIADEAVQIWGGRGLTQSGMGKYIEHFNRTYKFDAILGGAEEILGDLGVRQAMRNFPKAML; this is translated from the exons CCCGGCGGCGAGAGCGTGCTCAAGCAGATTGCCGGCCAGGACGCCACCTCTGCCTTCTACAACCTCCACCGCCACGAGGTGCTCTCGCGCTACGCCGACCTCGCCATCGGCACCGTCCAGGGCGAGAAGCCCGAGGTCATCACACCCCAGCCCGGCGACCTCAGCCCCGTCCCCTACGCCGAGCCGCTGTGGTTGACCCCCCACTTCAAGAGCCCCTACTTCAAGGACTCGCACCGCAAGCTGCGCCATGCCGTCCGCGTCTTCACCGAGGAGGTCATCAAGCCCGAGGCCCTCGACTGCGAGGCCACCGGCCGGACCATCAGCCAGGAGGTCATTGACAAGATGAGCCAGGCCGGCATCCTGCACATGCGCCTCGGCCCCGGCAAGCACCTCCACGGCGTCAACATGCTCAACAACGTCGTCAAGGGCGAGGAGTTTGACTACTTCCACGACCTGGTCGCCTGCCAGGAGATGTGCCGCCCCATGATGCGAGGCTTCCAGGACGGAAACATGGCCGGCATGACCATTGGCCTGACCGCCGTGCTCAACTTTGCCAAGGACgagagctggaagaagaagattgccgaCGAGGTCTTTagcggcaagaagaagctctgcCTGGCCATCACCGAGGCCTTTGCCGGCTCTGACGTTGCCGGTCTCCGCACCACCGCTGAGAAGACTCCCGATGGCAAGCACTAT ATTGTCAACGGCACCAAGAAGTGGATCACCAACGGTGTCTTCTGCGACTACTTCGTCGTCGGTGTCCGCACCGGCAAGGCCCTCAGCGTGCTGCTGATTGAGCGCGGCCCCGGCGTTGAGACCAAGCCCATCAAGACGTCCTACTCCCCCGCCGCCGGCACCGCCTACATCACCTTTGACAACGTCAAGGTGCCCGTCGAGAACCTCCTCGGCgaggagaacaagggcaTCCACGTCATCCTCAGCAACTTCAACCACGAGCGCTGGGTCATGGCCTGCGGCTCCCTTGCCGCGCAGCGCTTCATCATCGAGGAGTGCCTGAAGTGGTCCAACCAGCGCATCGTCTTTGGCAAGTGTCTCATTGACCAGCCCGTCATTCGTCAGAA GCTTGCCAAGATGATCGCCCTCGTCGAGTCCAACCAGTCCTGGCTCGAGACCATCACCTACCAAATGTGCAACATGCCCTACAAGCAGCAGGCCCAGCACCTCGCCGGCCCCATCGGCCTGCTCAAGATGAGCATCACCCGCGGCGCCCACGAAATCGCCGACGAGGCCGTCCAGATCTGGGGCGGCCGCGGCCTGACCCAGTCCGGCATGGGCAAGTACATTGAGCACTTCAACCGCACCTACAAGTTCGACGCCATCCTGGGTGGTGCCGAGGAGATTCTCGGCGACTTGGGTGTCAGGCAGGCCATGCGCAACTTCCCCAAGGCTATGCTGTAA
- a CDS encoding mitochondrial carrier protein domain-containing protein, producing the protein MSHDQSPEQAQPSSADHASSPYRLADSPMSAIAGGLSPLHRWTLSASDSQFNALSGAIGGFTSGVVTCPLDVIKTKLQAQGGFTLVDKGRHVGHPKLYNGLVGTAKVILREEGIRGLYRGLGPIVLGYLPTWAVWFTVYNKSKTFLHQYNENPHIVSFWSSIIAGASSTIVTNPIWVIKTRLMSQSNPNTARGHHHASTIDAARKMYSSEGLSSFYSGLTPALLGLTHVAVQFPTYEFLKTTFTGQGMGEVQEGEKAHWAGILSASILSKILASSATYPHEVIRTRLQTQRRPVAGETFLVDMAAPGAKPPVTGPKYRGVVNTFRTILHEEGWRAFYAGMGTNMMRAVPAATVTMLTYEYVMRELNKKKNQALEIKRALQEQP; encoded by the exons ATGTCTCACGACCAGTCCCCCGAACAAGCTCAACCCTCCTCTGCAGATCATGCGTCATCACCCTATCGTCTTGCCGATTCTCCAATGTCAGCCATAGCAGGGGGTCTCTCCCCGCTGCACCGATGGACACTCTCCGCCTCCGATTCCCAGTTCAATGCCTTGTCGGGCGCCATTGGCGGCTTCACCTCCGGCGTCGTGACTTGTCCTCTCGATGTTATCAAGACGAAGCTGCAGGCTCAAGGCGGCTTCACCTTGGTGGATAAGGGCCGGCATGTCGGCCACCCCAAGTTGTACAATGGGCTGGTAGGGACAGCCAAGGTCATCCTGCGTGAGGAGGGAATTCGGGGGCTGTACCGAGGCCTGGGGCCGATTGTGCTCGGATATCTCCCTACCTGGGCAGTGTGGTTTACCGTCTATAACAAGAGCAAGACATTCCTACATCAGTATAATG AAAACCCTCATATCGTAAGCTTTTGGTCTTCCATAATTGCTggcgccagcagcaccatTGTCACGAACCCTATCTGGGTCATCAAGACCCGTCTCATGTCGCAGAGCAATCCGAACACAGCTagaggccatcatcatgc ATCGACCATTGATGCAGCGAGGAAGATGTACAGCTCGGAAGGCCTTTCTTCCTTTTATTCCGGCCTCACCCCGGCCCTTCTCGGTTTGACACATGTTGCTGTTCAGTTCCCTACGTATGAATTCTTGAAGACGACGTTCACCGGGCAAGGCATGGGCGAAGTACAGGAGGGGGAAAAGGCGCATTGGGCAGGTATCCTTTCTGCTTCCATCCTATCGAAAATCCTTGCCAGTAGTGCAACATATCCTCACGAGGTTATTCGAACCAGGCTACAAACCCAGAGACGACCAGTTGCGGGCGAGACCTTCCTGGTGGATATGGCAGCACCCGGAGCCAAGCCACCCGTGACCGGACCCAAGTATAGAGGCGTCGTCAATACATTCCGGACTATCCTCCATGAGGAAGGATGGAGAGCGTTTTATGCTGGCATGGGTACAAACATGATGCGAGCCGTTCCCGCTGCGACGGTAACAATGCTTACGTACGAATATGTTATGAGGGagttgaacaagaagaagaatcaagCTCTAGAGATAAAACGGGCACTGCAGGAGCAGCCTTGA